The following are from one region of the Denitrobacterium detoxificans genome:
- a CDS encoding helix-turn-helix domain-containing protein, with product MLGISAVSLCKYEYGERTPKDPMIAEIARCLEVNPSSLKSDWGSDANDAIHMLFELEEAFCLEPTKVGETIVLALPEDLGSEDQEALAKALRHWYRNNRDLKDDELTRDEYVAWKDSFKA from the coding sequence ATGCTCGGAATATCCGCTGTCTCCCTTTGCAAGTACGAGTACGGGGAGCGCACTCCGAAGGACCCCATGATCGCCGAGATCGCCCGCTGCCTCGAAGTGAACCCCTCCTCTCTCAAATCCGACTGGGGAAGCGACGCGAACGATGCGATACACATGCTGTTCGAGCTGGAGGAGGCGTTCTGCCTCGAGCCTACCAAGGTTGGGGAAACCATCGTGCTGGCCCTTCCAGAAGACTTGGGCAGCGAGGACCAGGAGGCTCTGGCAAAGGCGCTTCGCCATTGGTATAGGAACAACAGAGACCTGAAGGACGATGAGCTGACGAGAGACGAGTATGTTGCCTGGAAGGACTCCTTCAAGGCCTAG